From the Lolium rigidum isolate FL_2022 chromosome 2, APGP_CSIRO_Lrig_0.1, whole genome shotgun sequence genome, one window contains:
- the LOC124687604 gene encoding uncharacterized protein LOC124687604, which translates to MDPPTAQSMSATEDFQDKSLDGCCSCCYDCCSSILDWICCV; encoded by the exons ATGGATCCCCCGACCGCCCAGTCCATGTCCGCGACCGAAGACTTCCAGGACAAGAGCCTGGATGGATG CTGTTCCTGCTGCTACGACTGCTGCTCCAGCATCCTGGACTGGATCTGCTGTGTTTGA